TTGCAACTGAAACGGCCGCACCATCTAAATTGAAAATGGCTGGTATGCAGGCGAAAGTTGATGCCATTCAAGCTGTGCTCGAAATCGAAGGTTATCAGCAATATAGTGCAGGTGTTATGCATCAAGCAAGCAATGAAATTCGAAAAGAAGCAAATTATCAACTCACACTTTGGGAAAAAGCGTTTGAGCAGGATTTAGCAGAGATTCGATTATTTGACGAGTCAATGCTCAAGCCAAAAGAAGAGGTTATACAGCAAGAGGAAGCGCAGCACGCAGTGAGTGCATCTAGTTTACCTATTGAAGGTGTTATTAAACGGGCACTTTATACAGCCGATGCGGTGAAAGAGGTACAAGGTTTTGCAGAAGTAGCAAGCTATTTAGAAAACAAAGTAGAGCGATTACAGAAAAAAGACTTCACGATTGCATTGTTCGGGGCGTTTAGTGCAGGGAAATCTTCCTTCTCGAATGCATTAATGGGTGCGAAGGTGCTACCAGTATCACCTAATCCAACAACAGCGGCTATTAATAAAATTCGTCCAGTGACACCAGAGCATCCTCACGAAACAGCAGATGTTCAGTTAAAAACGGCCGCACAAATGCTAGAGGATATCCAAGGTTCTTATGCGGCGATTAATTTAACAGTTTCGTCTTTAGAAGAGGCATTTAACCGTGCAGATGAAGGACTAGCGGTACAGCTTACTGATGAACGGTTAAATGTGCATAAATCATTTATCCGTGCATATAAAGAAGGCTATCCATCATTTAAAACGGAACTTGGACAAGTGTTACGTGTAGAGCGTGAAGAATTTGAAAAATTTGTAGCACAAGAAAATAAGTCATGCTTCGTCGATAATATTGACTTTTATTATGATAGTCCGTTAACGCGTATGGGTGTAACGCTTGTCGATACGCCAGGAGCAGATTCCATCAATGCGCGTCATACAGGGGTTGCCTTTGAATATATTCGTAATGCGGATGCCATTTTATTTATTACGTACTATAACCACGCATTTGCTAAAGCGGATCGAGAGTTTTTAATTCAATTAGGTCGTGTAAAGGATGCGTTTGAACTTGATAAAATGTTCTTTATCGTCAATGCGATTGATTTGGCAACGACAGAAGAAGAACAGGAAGATGTAAAGGGTTATGTTCGTTCAGAATTACAACGCTTTGGTATTCGTTTCCCACGTCTATATGGAGTATCCAGCTTAATGGCATTAAAAGAAAAAGTAGAGGGCGCTTCATTTGCATCAGGCATGCCGCCGTTTGAGGATGCTTTCCATAAATTTTTAAATGATGAGTTAAGTGCATTAGCGGTGCAGGCACTTGCCGAAGAAGTGGACAAAACAGAGCAACGTTTAGGGGATTTAATTGCTCAAACAGAGGAAAACTTAAAACGTAAAGATGAGCGTTTAGCTGAGTTAACTACGCTTGAACAGCACATTAAATCGAAGTTTAATGCGTTAAATACAAGTATGATGGAAAGTGAAACAAAACAGGAATTAGATGAATTATTGTATTATGTTTTACAACGCGTCTTTTATCGCTACCCTGAATTCTTTAAAGAAGGATATAACCCTTCAACTTTTGCGGCTATGCCTGCACAGCAAGCATTAGAGCATGCGTTGAAAGAAGTCTTGCAAAGCTTACGATTTGACTTTACACAGGAAATGCGTGTTACAAACTTCCGCTTATCACAATTTATTAGTAAAAAAATGCAGCTTCGTTTTAAAGATGAAGTTCGTGAGCTGAAAGAAATGAACCGTAGCTTCTCGTTTTTAGCTTTTGAATCATCCGAACCAGATTTATTAGCATTTGAAGGTCCATTTGCAGATGTTACAAAATATGCAAGTGTGAAATCGCATTTCCGCAATCAAAAAGCATTCTTTGAGAAAAATGAAAAAATTAAGCTAAGTGAAGCGTTAGAAGCATTAACAAAGCCAGATGCTCAAAATTATTTAGATGGACAAAAAGTAGCACTCATGACTTGGGCCATTGCCTATATTGGTGAAGAGGCGGAAAGATTACGCTTGCATATTTACCATCAAGCACTAGAGCAAATTGCAACTGAACGACTGGTGTTACAAGAGGAAAGTCGATTAGCTTCGTGGAAATCAATTTACGCACAACTACAATACGCATGAGGTGATGCACATGGGAAAAGTATTCAAAACTGTTGAGGAAATTCAAGTTGACGGTGTCCGTTTTGTGGATGCTCGCTATGATTTACAAAACAAACAATTTGGAAAGCAAGCATTTGAAGCAGGACATGCACCAGGAGCGGTATATATTGATTTAGAGCAGGATTTATCGGATATGGAAAGTGAAAACGGCCGTCATCCGATGCCGAGTAAGGAAAAGCTTACGTCTGTCTTTCAAGAATTAGGTCTGCGCTACGAAGATCAAATTGTCGTTTATGACCAAGGTGCATCACCGTTTGCACCACGCGCTTGGTGGATGTTAACGTATGCAGGCTTTCCGAATGTTGTGATTGTCAATGGTGGTGCGACAGCATTGGAAGAAAAAGTGACGTTCACAAAGGATATTGTGAAATATGCGCCGACAACGCTTGATTTGAATTGGCAAGATCATCTGTATGCGCCGCGTGAAGCAGTAAAGGCAATTGTCGATGGAGAACAGTCAGCAACGCTATTAGATGCACGAGCTGCTGCCCGTTACCGTGGTGAAGTTGAACCGCTTGATAATGTAGCGGGTCATATTCCAACTGCTAAAAACTTTGATTGGGAGCAGTTAAAAGTTGAAGGAACACTGCAAGCTAATGATGCGCTTCGTGCAAAGGTTGCACAAGATGAACACATAGTGGTTTATTGTGGCAGTGGTGTCACAGCATCACCGCTCTACGCAGTACTTGCAGATGAAGGTTATGAAAATATTCAGCTCTATACAGGTAGCTATAGTGATTGGATTACAGCATACGATATAGAAACTGGAACAAATGAATAATTAGGAGAAGACGCTCACCTTGGTGGGCGTTTTTTTCTTCAGAAATACGGGATAGATTAAAATATATCGCTTATGGTGCATTAAATGGAAATTTACGCTAAAAATGACTCATCATTCATTTTATGCTACACTTTTTTTACAAAGGGGAAGGGGGAAACATATGTATAAATTAGGTATAGAAATCGAACAACATGGGAACGTGCAATGTGCACATGGTAAAGTAGCTGTTCAAGGTATAGGAATGAGTGTCTATAGCTTTTATGTGGATGGACTACTGATTGATACAGGTTCTAATTCGCTTGCAGAGGAGTTTCAATCTTTTTTTCGCGAGCTGTCGGTTGAACAAGTTGCATTGACTCATGCACATGAAGACCATTCGGGCAATGCTGCTTGGATTCAGCAACAACAGAATATCCCGATTTACGTTCATCGTGAGTCCATTGCGAATTGTGCGGAAGACGGAAACTATCCATTCTATCGTCAGGCGCTCTGGGGACAGCGACCAGCATTTATTGCACAGCCATTTGGGGACACGCTTGAAACGAAATCTGCCACTTGGGACATTATTGCGACACCAGGACATACAACAGACCATCTGTCGTTTTACAATCGGGTAACAGGTGCCATGTTTACAGGAGATTTATATATTCAAACGAAGACAAAGGTTGTGCTTGATGAGGAAAACATCGTACATACTTTGGCATCGTTAAAGAAACTATTACATTTTGATTTTGAACAGGTCTATTGTTGCCATGCAGGTTTTCTTGCGGATGGTCGGGCGAAAATAAGCGAAAAAATTGCTTATTTAGAAGAGTTGGAAGGAGAGGTGCGAAAGCTCTATTCTCAAGGCTACACAGACGATGCCATAACGAAAGCCATCTTTCGCCGAGAGTATCCAATCACTAAGGTGTCCGGGGAGCAATGGTCATCTAAACATATTATTACAGCTTTTACTAAACAATTTAAGCAAGAGTCCTAAAATACACCGCGGGTAAACCGTGCTACTTCGCGGGTATTTTAGCTCAATCCGCGGGTAAACTACACTACTTGGCAAGTATTTTCCTTTTTAATATGAGTTAGTCCTCGCTCTGAGAGTCCTTCTGCTAAGGACTCTTTTTTCTGTTGTTAAAAAAGTTTGTGAAAAAATGTGAATAAAATGTGGCGAAGTTAGATGTCACAATGGATGCGCTTACATGAGTTTGTGAAATTGTTCTCATTTACTGCAGTAAAATACTATGTGAAAAGCTGAACAGGTTGATTGCTGTTATGACTACGTTTTTACCAAGCTGAAAAAAATATTTATTATATCAAAATAATTGATTGTGAAATTAATAACAATACAATAAAACGTTATAATCGACAAGAAACATCTATTTATCAAAGAAAATAATGCTTTTTAAAGTTTTTTCGTTGACTACAATTTCACAAAGTATTATGATACTGACATACAATAAAACAGAAGAAAAAGGGGCGGATTGAATGGATATTATGAAAAAAGCGTTAGATATGCATGCACAATATAGTGGGAAATTAGAGGTGATTTCAAAGGTGCCTGTGCAAGACTCTTATGATCTTAGCCTTGCGTATTCGCCTGGTGTAGCGGCACCTTGTATTGAAATTGAAAAAAATCCATCGCTTGTTTATGACTATACAATGAAGGGCAATATGGTAGCTATTGTATCTGATGGCACTGCGGTGTTGGGGCTAGGGGATATAGGGCCGAAAGCAGCACTACCCGTAATGGAAGGTAAAGCAATTTTATTAAAGCGTTTTGCCAATGTTGATGCTTTTCCAATATGTTTAGATACAAAAAGTACGGATGAAATCGTCAGCATTGTGAAGGCGCTTGCGCCAACATTCGGTGGTGTTAATTTGGAAGATATTTCAGCACCACGTTGCTTTGAGATTGAAGATCGTCTACGTCAAGAATGTGATATTCCGGTGTTTCATGATGATCAGCATGGTACGGCAATCGTTGTAGGTGCAGGGATGATAAACGCAAATCGTATTGTGAAGAAGGATGTAGCAACGATGAAAGTAGTCATTAACGGAGCTGGTGCGGCTGGTATTGCCATTTTACGTATCCTTGTCCAAATGGGCTATAAAAATATTTATATGTGTGATACAAAAGGAATTATTTATGAAGGCCGTGCGGAAGGCATGAATCCAATAAAAGATGCGGTGGCGCATTTAACAAATCCAGAAAAATTACATGGTACGTTGGATGATGCTCTCGTAGGTGCAGATGTCTTTATTGGCGTATCTGTTGCCAATTTACTAACAGAGGCACATATTGCATCGATGAATGAAAATCCAGTTGTCTTTGCACTTGCAAATCCAAATCCAGAAATTACGTATGAAAATGCGAAAGCGTGGGGTGTTCGTATTATGGGGACTGGTCGTTCTGACTATCCAAATCAAATTAATAATGTCCTAGCTTTCCCAGGAATTTTCCGCGGAGCATTAGATGTACGCGCAACAGATATTAACGAAGATATGAAGTTAGCAGCAGTAGAGGCGATTGCTTCTCTTGTGAGTGATGAAGAATTAACAGAGGAATATATTGTACCTAAATCATTAGATGAGCGTGTTGTTGAAATTGTTTCACGTGCAGTGAGTGGAGCAGCCGTTGCATCTGGTGTATCTGAGTTATTCCAACAACAAACTGTCCTTTCGGTATAGTGTAAATTGTTATATACCAAAAAATCTCCCACTCTCAATAAATTGAGAGGGGAGATTTTTTTAAATCATACTGATACCGATTATTCCGATGAATATGATAATAAGAAGGATAAATAGTATGATTACACCAACAATTGAGGGAATAAGAACTGTAAAGAATGCCTTCCAATTTGAAAATCGATGTGCTTCTGCTACAACCCCAACTGTAATAACTATAGACCAAATGCTAGTAACAGCTGTCATGAGTAGCGACGGCCAAAAAATCCAAGGGGCTGATTCCATATAGTTAGCATCCATTAAAGACTCAGGTGATGTAAATAGCCATATTAAGTAGAATGGAATAAGCGCAATAAATGGTACACCCGCTAAGCTCAATCCTTTAAACATTTCTGAAAACGTTGCACTACCTTTAAATAATTTACCGATTAACCAAAAAATTAGGGTAGAAAACGCTGTACCAATAATTGCTGAAATCGGTGCTAAAATCACACAGAATAGCACGATAATCCAGGGGGATACATTAAGTAAAAAATCACTATCTATAAGACCAGTAAGCATAGCACCAATATAGGCAATGGACATAATAAGAATTGCATAACCGATTGATTTGGCATCAATCATATAGCGAGCAGTTTGCTTTGGATGCATCCAAGTAGACAGAAACGGATTCACTTTAGACCTTTCTTGTTGTGGTGTTTCATTATAGTTTTCCATTAAAGTACCTCCAAAGATGATAATATATGTTTCTATTCAATATACGAGTGAAGTGGTAAAAGGTTTCAAAAAATTTTTGATAGATTGGGGATTTTGGATTGAATGTAAAAACATTACTACTACACACTAAAGAAAACCCCTCCATGCATTGGTTGCATGAAGGGGTTAGTGATTAGTCAGCTAACATAATTTTTTCAAGTTCTAATGGCTCAATATATTGTTCACCTTTGTAAGCGCGCATATTGCCGCCAGAAATTTCATCAATTAATAATATTTCATTTGTTTGAGCGTCACGCCCAAATTCTAATTTAATATCGTAAAGTGTTAAGCCTTTTTTCGCAAGCTCTGCACCAACAAATTTAGAAATTTCAATTGTGCGTTGTTTTAAAATAGCATATTCTTCATGTGTTAACAGGTTTAACATCGCTAAAGCATCTTCAGAAATTGGAGGATCTAGACGATCATCATCTTTGATTGTTACTTCTACGAAAGAATCTAAAGGTTGTCCTTCTTGTACGTAAGCACCATAGCGACGTAGGAAAGAACCAACAGCTTTAAATCGGCAAATAACTTCTAACCCTTTTCCAAAAACCGTTGCGGGCTTTACAGTCATTGTAGCATCATCGAAGTTTGCGTCTACGTAGTGAGTAGGGACACCTTGTTCGTTTAGTTTTGAGTAGAAATAAGAAGTTAGGCGAAGACCTGCAAGACCTGCACCATCAATTGTTAAACCAACAGTATTTGCGCCTGGATCGAATACGCCATTTTCACCAGTTACATCATCTTTAAATTTTAATAAATAATGACCATCTTCTAATTTGAACACATTTTTCGTTTTACCTGTATACAATAATTCCACAAAAAACCCTCCAATATTCATAGTACACTGTAATTATAACACGAATGTTTTAATTATTTAATATAAATAATGTTCGTTTTAATCTTTGTTATACTTATTTTTCACCTATATTCTACAAAAAAATAAGATGATAACGAATGTTCGTTATCATCTTAAGTGAAATTAAGAAGATTCTAAATTTAATCAATAGGTTCTAGTTACTAGATGCTAGAAAGATTGAATAAATTATAAAAGGATTTTATTAATATACGCCTTCAGATAGCATACCATCAGCAACTTTAATAAAGCCAGCGATGTTTGCACCAACAACTAAGTTGCCTGGGTAACCGTATTTATCAGCAGCAGCTTTACTATCTGCATAGATATTTTTCATAATTTGGTGTAACTTCGCATCTACTTCTTCAAATGACCAGAATACACGGCTTGAATCTTGTGCCATTTCTAGTGCAGAGACAGCCACACCGCCAGCATTTGCTGCTTTAGCAGGGCCAAATAATACGCCAGCATTTAAAAATTCGTTAATTGCTTCAAGGTCAGATGGCATGTTAGCACCTTCACCAATTGCTTTTACACCGTTTGAGATTAATGTACGAGCAGCGTCGCCATTGATTTCGTTTTGTGTAGCACATGGAAGCGCAATATCACATGGAATTGACCAAATTCCTGTACAACCTTCTGTAAATGTAGCATTTGGACGGTAATTAACGTAAGTTGATATACGGTCACCTTTTACTTCTTTAATTTCTTTAACAGCATCAAGATCTAAACCTTCTGGATCATAGATATAGCCTGAAGAGTCAGAGCAAGCAACTACTTTTGCACCATAGGCTTGAGCTTTTTCAATTGCGTAAGTCGATACATTACCAGAACCAGAAACGACAACTGTTTTACCTTCGAAAGAATCATTTGCATCTTTTAACATTTCTTTTACAAAGTATACTGTACCGTAACCAGTTGCTTCTTTACGAGCTAATGAACCACCATAACCAGGAGTTTTACCTGTTAATACGCCAGATTCATTTGCTTTTGTTAAACGTTTATATTGACCCCATAGATAACCCACTTCACGAGCACCTACACCGATATCACCAGCAGGAACATCGACATCTGGCCCAATATGACGGTATAATTCAGTCATGAATGCTTGGCAGAAACGCATGATTTCTGAATCGGATTTACCTTTTGGATTAAAGTTAGATCCACCTTTACCACCACCGATTGGTTGACCAGTTAAAGCATTTTTAAAGATTTGCTCAAAACCTAAAAACTTAATAATCGATTCGTTTACTGAAGGGTGGAAACGAAGTCCACCTTTGTAAGGACCCATTACGTTGCTGTATTGAACGCGATAACCACGGTTCACTTGTACTTGGTTGTTATCATCTTGCCAAGCGACACGGAATGAAATGATGCGATCTGGCTCAACGATACGAGAAAGAATATTTGCTTTAATATATTCAGGGTGTTGTGCAAATACAGGCACTAATGAAAGGAAAATTTCTTCAGCTGCTTGTAAAAACTCCGCTTGATGGCTATTTTGTTGTTTCAGTTGCTCGAACACGCCGTCAACGTATTCTTGTGCTAATTGTTCATTGCTTAAAGTTGTTGTTGTCATAATGAAAACCTCCAAATTGGTTGATAGGTGTATCGTATATCTATTTTTCACACTATTCAATAAAATACTTTTTCCAAGTTGGTTAAGTTTGTGAAAAAATGAGCAAATAGGGTCAAGAAAATACTATATTGAAATAATATATAAGTGCTTGATTAATCTAATAATGAGAAGGGAATGATGCCTTATTGTGAAGGTATTAATTGACGCTGATGCCTGTCCAGTCGTGGATTTAGCGCTATCTATATCATCTGGGTTTGAGATTGAAACTATCTTGTTTTGCGATACATCCCACCGTATTGAACGTGATAATGTAATAACAATTATTGTACCAAAGGGTCCAGATTCGGTTGATTTCACGCTAGTGAATACGCTTTCAAAACATGATATTGTCATTACACAGGATTACGGTTTAGCGGCCATGGTGTTGGCACGCGGAGGTTATCCAATCGATCAAAATGGCAGGGAAATGTCTAATGAAAATATCGAACGTTTGCTCGATATGCGCCATGTTGGGCAGAAGATTAGACGAGCTGGAGGACGAACCAAGGGACCGAAAAAAAGAACGAAAGAAAATAATATGCTGTTTGAAATGAAATTTCGACAAATTTGTGAACGAGCAATTTTAGCGCAAAAAATGGAGGAATCAACAGATGGAAAATGACCTAAAACACGAATTATTTCACCAATATCCACTATTAGAAAAGATAAAAAATCGGGAGACTGTATTTTGGAAGAATACAAAATGGATGAAAAAGGCAAAAACGACGCTCTTTTCTAAAGAGGAGGTTAAAGAGGCGGAAGAAACGCTGCAACGCTTTTCTTCCTATTTAATTA
This DNA window, taken from Lysinibacillus sp. FSL M8-0337, encodes the following:
- a CDS encoding sulfurtransferase, with the protein product MGKVFKTVEEIQVDGVRFVDARYDLQNKQFGKQAFEAGHAPGAVYIDLEQDLSDMESENGRHPMPSKEKLTSVFQELGLRYEDQIVVYDQGASPFAPRAWWMLTYAGFPNVVIVNGGATALEEKVTFTKDIVKYAPTTLDLNWQDHLYAPREAVKAIVDGEQSATLLDARAAARYRGEVEPLDNVAGHIPTAKNFDWEQLKVEGTLQANDALRAKVAQDEHIVVYCGSGVTASPLYAVLADEGYENIQLYTGSYSDWITAYDIETGTNE
- a CDS encoding YaiI/YqxD family protein, with amino-acid sequence MKVLIDADACPVVDLALSISSGFEIETILFCDTSHRIERDNVITIIVPKGPDSVDFTLVNTLSKHDIVITQDYGLAAMVLARGGYPIDQNGREMSNENIERLLDMRHVGQKIRRAGGRTKGPKKRTKENNMLFEMKFRQICERAILAQKMEESTDGK
- a CDS encoding malic enzyme-like NAD(P)-binding protein, with translation MDIMKKALDMHAQYSGKLEVISKVPVQDSYDLSLAYSPGVAAPCIEIEKNPSLVYDYTMKGNMVAIVSDGTAVLGLGDIGPKAALPVMEGKAILLKRFANVDAFPICLDTKSTDEIVSIVKALAPTFGGVNLEDISAPRCFEIEDRLRQECDIPVFHDDQHGTAIVVGAGMINANRIVKKDVATMKVVINGAGAAGIAILRILVQMGYKNIYMCDTKGIIYEGRAEGMNPIKDAVAHLTNPEKLHGTLDDALVGADVFIGVSVANLLTEAHIASMNENPVVFALANPNPEITYENAKAWGVRIMGTGRSDYPNQINNVLAFPGIFRGALDVRATDINEDMKLAAVEAIASLVSDEELTEEYIVPKSLDERVVEIVSRAVSGAAVASGVSELFQQQTVLSV
- a CDS encoding Yip1 family protein — translated: MENYNETPQQERSKVNPFLSTWMHPKQTARYMIDAKSIGYAILIMSIAYIGAMLTGLIDSDFLLNVSPWIIVLFCVILAPISAIIGTAFSTLIFWLIGKLFKGSATFSEMFKGLSLAGVPFIALIPFYLIWLFTSPESLMDANYMESAPWIFWPSLLMTAVTSIWSIVITVGVVAEAHRFSNWKAFFTVLIPSIVGVIILFILLIIIFIGIIGISMI
- a CDS encoding MBL fold metallo-hydrolase encodes the protein MYKLGIEIEQHGNVQCAHGKVAVQGIGMSVYSFYVDGLLIDTGSNSLAEEFQSFFRELSVEQVALTHAHEDHSGNAAWIQQQQNIPIYVHRESIANCAEDGNYPFYRQALWGQRPAFIAQPFGDTLETKSATWDIIATPGHTTDHLSFYNRVTGAMFTGDLYIQTKTKVVLDEENIVHTLASLKKLLHFDFEQVYCCHAGFLADGRAKISEKIAYLEELEGEVRKLYSQGYTDDAITKAIFRREYPITKVSGEQWSSKHIITAFTKQFKQES
- a CDS encoding dynamin family protein, encoding MKEFDQQLEGLLKQASLQYIIYQHNGDTERMDKTSLFARKLQQKEYVIGFAGHFSAGKSSMINALSGENLLASSPIPTSANIVKVHKSEEDFAIVYMHNEKPVKFEAGYDFKTVKELSKNGDLVSQIEIGHSASTLPLGVTVMDTPGVDSTDDAHRMSTESALHIADIVFYTMDYNHVQSELNFQFTKQLMKYNPNVYLIVNMIDKHKENELSFEDFKATVHNSFSAWGVVPKGVFFTSLREPEHPNNDFETVKKIVMDSMNDWQDQLVQTATNTLRLLQSEHDNYLMEEKQDRLDIDEDILSADDWAHHQDILEQYNKLNRQVELFSVEAWNETFEEERKELLANAVIMPADVRDKLRLYLESKQEGFKVGGLFSAKKKTAEERNRRKEDAFGAYQTVVHAQITGHLKALMKKALKDVGALSEERAQAVDAYVFDLPFSLIEQQVQVGAILTGDAVLNFANRVAEATKRYFIQETDVWKDAQATTLQAVATETAAPSKLKMAGMQAKVDAIQAVLEIEGYQQYSAGVMHQASNEIRKEANYQLTLWEKAFEQDLAEIRLFDESMLKPKEEVIQQEEAQHAVSASSLPIEGVIKRALYTADAVKEVQGFAEVASYLENKVERLQKKDFTIALFGAFSAGKSSFSNALMGAKVLPVSPNPTTAAINKIRPVTPEHPHETADVQLKTAAQMLEDIQGSYAAINLTVSSLEEAFNRADEGLAVQLTDERLNVHKSFIRAYKEGYPSFKTELGQVLRVEREEFEKFVAQENKSCFVDNIDFYYDSPLTRMGVTLVDTPGADSINARHTGVAFEYIRNADAILFITYYNHAFAKADREFLIQLGRVKDAFELDKMFFIVNAIDLATTEEEQEDVKGYVRSELQRFGIRFPRLYGVSSLMALKEKVEGASFASGMPPFEDAFHKFLNDELSALAVQALAEEVDKTEQRLGDLIAQTEENLKRKDERLAELTTLEQHIKSKFNALNTSMMESETKQELDELLYYVLQRVFYRYPEFFKEGYNPSTFAAMPAQQALEHALKEVLQSLRFDFTQEMRVTNFRLSQFISKKMQLRFKDEVRELKEMNRSFSFLAFESSEPDLLAFEGPFADVTKYASVKSHFRNQKAFFEKNEKIKLSEALEALTKPDAQNYLDGQKVALMTWAIAYIGEEAERLRLHIYHQALEQIATERLVLQEESRLASWKSIYAQLQYA
- the gdhA gene encoding NADP-specific glutamate dehydrogenase, which encodes MTTTTLSNEQLAQEYVDGVFEQLKQQNSHQAEFLQAAEEIFLSLVPVFAQHPEYIKANILSRIVEPDRIISFRVAWQDDNNQVQVNRGYRVQYSNVMGPYKGGLRFHPSVNESIIKFLGFEQIFKNALTGQPIGGGKGGSNFNPKGKSDSEIMRFCQAFMTELYRHIGPDVDVPAGDIGVGAREVGYLWGQYKRLTKANESGVLTGKTPGYGGSLARKEATGYGTVYFVKEMLKDANDSFEGKTVVVSGSGNVSTYAIEKAQAYGAKVVACSDSSGYIYDPEGLDLDAVKEIKEVKGDRISTYVNYRPNATFTEGCTGIWSIPCDIALPCATQNEINGDAARTLISNGVKAIGEGANMPSDLEAINEFLNAGVLFGPAKAANAGGVAVSALEMAQDSSRVFWSFEEVDAKLHQIMKNIYADSKAAADKYGYPGNLVVGANIAGFIKVADGMLSEGVY
- a CDS encoding phosphoribosylaminoimidazolesuccinocarboxamide synthase, producing MELLYTGKTKNVFKLEDGHYLLKFKDDVTGENGVFDPGANTVGLTIDGAGLAGLRLTSYFYSKLNEQGVPTHYVDANFDDATMTVKPATVFGKGLEVICRFKAVGSFLRRYGAYVQEGQPLDSFVEVTIKDDDRLDPPISEDALAMLNLLTHEEYAILKQRTIEISKFVGAELAKKGLTLYDIKLEFGRDAQTNEILLIDEISGGNMRAYKGEQYIEPLELEKIMLAD